The following coding sequences lie in one Arachis ipaensis cultivar K30076 chromosome B03, Araip1.1, whole genome shotgun sequence genomic window:
- the LOC107631924 gene encoding dnaJ homolog subfamily B member 13 isoform X2, whose product MGAGDYYKVLKVNRHATEEELKKAYKRLAMKWHPDRNHHQEVKNKEEAEAKFKQISEAYDVLSDPKKRQIYDFYGHYPLNSMKVNKKEQDYDGRNNNVKEEKAGVVVETKLVCTLEELYKGCRKKLKISRNVVDELGKLKCVEETLKIDIKPGWKKGTKITFPGKGNQEQGGSQPSDLVFVVDEKPHAVFKRDGNDLVITQKILLVEALSGKTLNLTTLDGREIAIEVTDVVKPRHVMVVPNEGMPISKEPGKKGSLRIKFDVMFPSRLSTHQKHELKKIMRKDYKLSS is encoded by the exons ATGGGTGCAGGGGACTACTACAAGGTTCTGAAGGTGAATCGTCACGCCACAGAAGAGGAGCTTAAGAAAGCATACAAGAGGCTTGCAATGAAGTGGCATCCAGATAGGAACCACCATCAAGAAGtgaagaacaaggaagaagctgAAGCAAAGTTCAAGCAGATATCTGAGGCCTATGATGTCTTGAGTGACCCCAAAAAGCGCCAGATCTATGATTTCTATGGCCACTACCCTCTCAATTCCATGAAGGTTAACAAAAAGGAACAAGACTATGATGGTAGGAATAATAATGTGAAGGAGGAGAAAGCAGGGGTGGTGGTTGAGACCAAACTTGTGTGCACCCTTGAGGAGCTTTACAAAGGTTGTAGaaagaagttgaagatctcaagaAATGTTGTTGATGAACTCGG CAAGTTGAAGTGTGTGGAAGAAACCTTGAAGATAGACATTAAACCAGGTTGGAAAAAAGGAACAAAGATAACATTCCCTGGAAAAGGAAACCAAGAACAAGGAGGGTCTCAACCTTCTGATCTAGTCTTTGTAGTGGATGAGAAACCACATGCTGTGTTCAAGAGAGATGGAAATGACTTAGTGATCACACAGAAGATCTTGCTTGTGGAGGCACTCTCAGGGAAGACACTCAACTTGACAACCTTGGACGGAAGAGAAATCGCCATCGAAGTGACCGATGTTGTGAAACCGAGGCATGTTATGGTGGTCCCAAATGAAGGGATGCCAATTTCTAAAGAACCAGGGAAGAAAGGATCCTTGAGAATCAAGTTTGATGTTATGTTCCCTTCAAGGCTTTCCACACATCAGAAGCATGAGCTTAAGAAGATTATGAGAAAGGATTATAAACTGTCATCATga
- the LOC107631924 gene encoding dnaJ homolog subfamily B member 13 isoform X1, which yields MGAGDYYKVLKVNRHATEEELKKAYKRLAMKWHPDRNHHQEVKNKEEAEAKFKQISEAYDVLSDPKKRQIYDFYGHYPLNSMKVNKKEQDYDGRNNNVKEEKAGVVVETKLVCTLEELYKGCRKKLKISRNVVDELGSKLKCVEETLKIDIKPGWKKGTKITFPGKGNQEQGGSQPSDLVFVVDEKPHAVFKRDGNDLVITQKILLVEALSGKTLNLTTLDGREIAIEVTDVVKPRHVMVVPNEGMPISKEPGKKGSLRIKFDVMFPSRLSTHQKHELKKIMRKDYKLSS from the exons ATGGGTGCAGGGGACTACTACAAGGTTCTGAAGGTGAATCGTCACGCCACAGAAGAGGAGCTTAAGAAAGCATACAAGAGGCTTGCAATGAAGTGGCATCCAGATAGGAACCACCATCAAGAAGtgaagaacaaggaagaagctgAAGCAAAGTTCAAGCAGATATCTGAGGCCTATGATGTCTTGAGTGACCCCAAAAAGCGCCAGATCTATGATTTCTATGGCCACTACCCTCTCAATTCCATGAAGGTTAACAAAAAGGAACAAGACTATGATGGTAGGAATAATAATGTGAAGGAGGAGAAAGCAGGGGTGGTGGTTGAGACCAAACTTGTGTGCACCCTTGAGGAGCTTTACAAAGGTTGTAGaaagaagttgaagatctcaagaAATGTTGTTGATGAACTCGG CAGCAAGTTGAAGTGTGTGGAAGAAACCTTGAAGATAGACATTAAACCAGGTTGGAAAAAAGGAACAAAGATAACATTCCCTGGAAAAGGAAACCAAGAACAAGGAGGGTCTCAACCTTCTGATCTAGTCTTTGTAGTGGATGAGAAACCACATGCTGTGTTCAAGAGAGATGGAAATGACTTAGTGATCACACAGAAGATCTTGCTTGTGGAGGCACTCTCAGGGAAGACACTCAACTTGACAACCTTGGACGGAAGAGAAATCGCCATCGAAGTGACCGATGTTGTGAAACCGAGGCATGTTATGGTGGTCCCAAATGAAGGGATGCCAATTTCTAAAGAACCAGGGAAGAAAGGATCCTTGAGAATCAAGTTTGATGTTATGTTCCCTTCAAGGCTTTCCACACATCAGAAGCATGAGCTTAAGAAGATTATGAGAAAGGATTATAAACTGTCATCATga